The sequence below is a genomic window from Conyzicola nivalis.
CGCGAGAAGCTGCCCGGGTCGATCGTCGCGCTCGTGATGATGATCTTGAGGTCGGGGCGCCGCGGCATGAGCTGCTTGAGATAGCCGAGCAGGAAGTCGACGGTGAGGCTGCGCTCGTGCGCCTCGTCGATGATTATCGCGTCGTATTTCTTCAGATCGCGGTCGCGGTGGATCTGGTTGAGCAGGATGCCGTCGGTCATCAGCTTGATCTTGGTGTCGGCCCCGACGCGGTCGGTGAACCGCACCTGGTAGCCGACGAGTTCGCCGACCTCTTGGCCGAGTTCCTCGGCGATGCGCTCGGCGATGGTGCGTGCGGCGATGCGGCGCGGCTGCGTGTGCCCGATGCTCTCGTAGCCCATCGACAACAGCATCTTCGGGATCTGCGTCGTTTTGCCCGAGCCGGTGGCGCCCGCGATGATCACGACCTGGTTCTCGCGGATGGCGCGCTCGATGTCCTCCCGGCGCTGGCTCACGGGGAGGTCGGCGGGGAAGGAGATCACGGTGGGTACGTCAGACATCGGCCCTCCAGCTTAAGGCTCCGCGGTGCGTCGCCGCCGACGTGCGCTCGCACACCGCGCCCCTGCCGGTACCCAGGTACCGGGTCGCGAAAGACGTCGAGACCGGGGTCCACTGTGCCGACGGCGACCCGCGCCTAGCGTCGTCGGTATGCGAAAGGTAACCAAATGATCAGAGCAGTGGCACTCGCCAAACACTACGGAAACAAGGTCGCGGTCGACGCGATCGACTTCACGGTCAGGCCCGGCCAGGTGACGGGATTCCTCGGGCCGAACGGGGCCGGGAAGTCCACCACGATGAGGATGATGGTCGGGCTCGACCGGCCGACGGCTGGTCGGGTCGAAGTGAACGGGCGTCTCTACCGCGAGCACCGTGCTCCGCTGCGCGAGGTCGGTGTGCTGCTCGACGCCAAGGCGGCGAACGGCGGACGCTCGGCCTACAGGCACCTGCTGTCGATCGCCGCGACACACGGGATCGGTGCCTCCCGCGTCCGGGAGGTCATCGGGTTGGCAGGACTCGATTCTGTCGCAGGCAAACGGGTCGGCGGATTCTCGCTCGGAATGGGCCAGCGGCTCGGCATCGCCACCGCTCTGCTCGGCGACCCGGCGACGATCATCCTCGACGAACCGGTGAACGGATTGGACCCCGAGGGCGTGCGCTGGGTGAGGACCCTGATGCGCGCTCTGGCGGCGGAGGGCCGCACCGTTCTGCTGTCGTCGCACCTGATGAGCGAGATGGCACAGACCGCCGACCGCCTCATCGTGATCGGGCGGGGGAGGATCCTGGCGGATGATTCGATCGACAGCGTCATCTCGGGGGCTACGCGTTCCGTGACCCGCGTGCGCACGCCGCACGCAGAGCTGCTGATGGCGACTGTCGCCGGACCGGACGTGGTCGTCTCGGCCCTCGCCGACGGCGCGATGGAGATCACCGGACTGACCGCGGAACAGGTGGCTATCGCGGCGGCGGGAGCCGGAGTCGCGCTGTACGAGGTGGCCTCGGTGGCGGGGTCCCTCGAAGACGCATACATCGCCCTCACCGCCGGTGAGGTCGAATACCGGTCGTCCGACACCGCAGGAACAGGAGCACGCGAATGAACGCCCTCGAATACCAGCGCGCGGGAGCGATCCCCGAGCACGAACGTCTGAGATTCACCGGCGTGCTCCGGTCGGAGTTCATCAAGCTCACGAGTCTTCGCTCGACAGTGGGGCTTCTGGTGGCGATCATCGTCACCGGGCTCGGTGTGAGCGCCGTGCTGGGCATTACCGCAGAGGGTGCCGGTGTGCCGGACGAACCCTCGGTGGGCTTCCTGTTGGATCAGGTGACGATCGGAACCGTTCTGTTCGGGCAGCTCATCGCGGGCGTACTCGGGGTGCTGGTGATCACCGCGGAATACTCGAGCGGAACCATCCAATCGACGCTCATCGCCGCGCCGGCCAGGGGCGCCGTCCTCGCCGCCAAAGCGGTCGTGGTCTTCCTCACCGTGACCGCCTCGGCCCTCGTCGCACTCTTCGGTTCGTGGGCACTGACCTACCCGATGTTCGCCGCCTTGGGGATCGAGGTCGGTCTGACCGCTCCTGGTGTCTTGCCCGCGCTCGTCGGCGCGGCCGCCTACATCGGTTTCTCGGGCATCCTCGGTCTGGGCATCGGGACCGTGCTGCGCTCGGTCGCTGCCGCGGTGGCGACCGTCATCTCGATAATCCTGCTGCTGCCGATCGTCTTGTCCGTCCTCCCCGCCTCGACCCTGGTCAGGAACCTCCACCTCCTGTCGATGTCGAAGGCCGGCGACGCCATGTCGAACGCGCCCGACGGCGGAGGAGCCCTTCTGGATCTGGCGGACGGGTACGTCAGCTACGGGGCCGGATGGATAGTCGCCGCCGCGTGGGCCGGTATCTTCATTGTCATGGGAGCCATTCAGTTGCGTCGGAAGGACGCCTGATTCCCGCGCCTCGTCGCGTCAGCGCCGCCGACGCGCTGATCGCGGCGGTGTACGCCGTGCTGGCCGTCGGTCTGGCTGCTCTGTCGCTCGAACCGCCACACTCGACTCCGCTGTGGCCGATGGTCCTGCTGGGCATCGGCGGTCTGGCCGCACTGACGATCCGACACCGATATCCGCGGCTGTCCTTCGGGGCCGCTGTGACTCTGTCGGTGCTCTCCCTGGCGTGCGGTTCGGGCGCCGAGTCGTTGCTCGCGGTGGTCGCGGTGTACAGCGCGGGCGCGCGTCACAAGGGGAGGATCGCTTGGCTCAGTTTCGGTATCGCGATGGCCAGCGCCGCGATCGGCGCTGTGGCCTTGTCGATGCGCGGAACCGTCGGGCCCCCCATCCTCGGCCTGGCACCGCGAATCCTCGGCCGCGACCCGCTCCTGGACTGGGCGAACGTCTTTCTGATCATTGCCGCCGTGTTGTTGATCGTCGCTCTCCTCGGCACGAACGCAGGGCACCGACGTCGGTACATCGGCGAGTTGGTCGTGAGGGCCGAGCGGCTCGCGCGAGAGCGCGACCAGCAGGTGGAGATCGCCCGCGCCCTCGAGCGCGAACGGATAGCCCGCGAGATGCACGATGTGATCGCGCACAGCCTCTCCGTGATCATCGCGGTTTCCGACGGCGCGCACGCCGCCGCAGACGATCGTCCCGCCGAAGCGAAAGCAGCGATCGCCCGCGTCGCCGAAACCGGCCGTCGGGCCCTCGGCGAAGTGCGACGACTGCTCGGTAGCGTGCGCGACGACGGCGGGTCCGCGCAGGAGCACGAGCCGCAACCAGACGCGTCGCGGCTCGCCACGCTCGCGGGCGAGTTCGTCGCAGCCGGACTGCCGGTCCGGCTCACCGTGGCGGGGACACCCTCGACCGATCCCGGTCTCGGCCTCACGGTCTATCGGATCGTGCAGGAGTCGCTGACGAACGTGCTCCGCCATGCCCGACAGGTGCGCGCGGTCACGGTCACGGTTGCCTGGACGGCGGACGACGTGACGATTCACGTCCGGGACGACGGGCCCCCGATCGCGGCGGGCACGGAGGAGGGCCGCGGTCTCCTCGGTATCCGGGAGCGGGTGGCGCTGTACGGCGGAACCGTCGATGCGGGACCCGACGTCGAGGGCGGATGGCGCGTCCTCGCGCGACTACGAAGCGGAGATCCACAATCGTGATCGACAACATCCGGGTACTGCTCGCCGACGACCAGGAACTGGTCCGATACGGATTCCGGCTGATGCTCGAGGCCAACCCCGGCATGATCGTGGTCGGCGAAGCATCAGACGGCACGCAGGCGATCGGCGCCGTCGGCCGACTTCGGCCCGACGTGGTGCTGATGGACATCCGGATGCCCGGGGTCGGCGGCGTGGAGGCCACGCGACGTATCACCGAGCTCTATCCGGAGACCCGGGTTCTCGTCATCACCACCTACGACCTCGACGAATACGCTTTCGGCGCCCTCGATGCCGGCGCGGCAGGCTTCCTGCTGAAAGACACCCGTCCCGACGATCTCGTCGCGGCGGTCCGCGCCGTCCACTCGGGCGACGCCGTCGTGTCGCCCCGCATCACCGCGAAACTGATCGAGGTCGCGGCCCCGCACCTGCTGCAGCGGCGCACGCTCGACGCCGACGAGGCTCTGAACGCGCTTACCCCGAGGGAACGGGAAATCTTCGTCCTGATCGGCCGGGGAGAGACGAACAGCGAGATCGCCACGACCCTGCACCTCAGCGAGTCGACGGTGAAGGCCAACGTCGGTCGGGTGCTCGCCAAACTCGGGCTGCGCAACCGCGTCGAAGCCGTGATCCGTGCCTACGAGAGCGGCGTCGTCGGTCAGTGAGCTGATGCGTCCGACCCGAGACGGACGAAGCCCCGGACCGACCGGCCCGGGGCTTCGACTACGCCATCAGCGCCAGCGTCAGTAGGTGACCGTGAGGGTGTTGGTCACCGACACGAGCGTCACTACCGCGGCGCTGATGAAGCCGCCGACGTACGGGTTGCCCGTCACGCGGTACAGCTTGCGCGACAGCACGGCCGTGGCCGCCAAGATGACGATGACCGGGAACAGCCAGATGCTGAAGATGCCGCCGAATCCGGGGATCGTCTCGCCCGTGATGAAGAACGTTGCGTACTGGGCGACGACGAGCACGATCGGTGCCGCCGCGTTGGCGAGCGCCAGCACTGCCGTGTTGACCCATTCGCGGCCGCGGAGAGTGAACCGGTTGAAGACGTTGATCGCCACGGAGTTGGCCACGAAGTAGACCAGGAAGAAGGGCAGGTAGAGCAGCGCGATCCACAGCTTGTCGGGCTCGAAGTCCTTCACCGCGATCACCCAGAACCGGTAGTCAGTGTGCAACAGCCAGTCGGACAGGAAGACCAGCCCGAACGCCGCGGCCACCGTGACCGCGGCCAGGCCGACGCTCTGCAGGAGCTTCTTCCAGCCGGGGAGCAGTCCGAGGTCGCGCACCTTCACGCCGTTCTTACGGCCGAAGAGCAGGTAGGAAATGACCATGATCGCGATCGCTGCGATGCCGTTGACCGCCGCCCAGAAGGCGATGAAGAAGGTCGCACCCTGCGTGAATGGGGTGGGCGCGGCGTTGAACGCGATGCTGTTGATCCACGGCGCCTGACTGAGGGCGACGTAGCTGACCCCCGAGAAGACGGCCGACACGACCAGGCCTCCCCAGAACCATCCCAGTCCCGTACGGGTGTTGGCCGCGACCGGCACGGCGTCGGCGCGCAGTGCCGCGAACGCGCGAGTGGTCAGCAGTGCGCGCGCGAAGGCGAGCAGGAAGATCATGAAGCCGATCAGGCCGAGAGCGGTGAAGGCCTCCTTGAACTGCCAGATCTGCGAGCCGGAGTCCATCGCCTCGGGCGCGCCGAATGCCTCCTGCCAGAACTCGAGCTGGTCGGAAACCGTCTGCTTCGAGATCGTGCCCCACGGGTGGGTCTGCGCCGGGGTGTAGACCACGCGGATGGAGTCGTCGTCGTAGACGGTGTTGGCCTCCCTTTCCTCGCCTTCCTCGGCCGGGTCGACTCCCTGGTTGAGGAACGACTGGGCGTTGGGCGTGCCGATGTAGTCGCGCGGCGCCGTGACGGCGACACCTTCCGCGTTGTAGCTGCGGAAGAAGAACTCGTCGTACTGGTCGGCCACGAGACCCGTGTCGCGGTCGCCGTAGACGTTCGTGTACGCGCCGTCCGCGTCGACGTAGATGGGGTCGTTGTCGACGAGGAAGACGGCGTCGATGAGCTGCTCGTCGGCCTCGTTGTCGAGGACGACCGAGAAGTTGGCCGCGCGCGCGCCGTTGGAGTGACCCGACACACCGATTTTGTCGGAGTCGACGTAGGGCAGGTCGGCGACGAGCTTCACCGCGTCGTACATGCCGGTGCCGCCGAGCTCCAGGTTGGTCGCCGGCAGGTAGTCGGAGTCGCCGTGGCCGTACATGTCGATCGACACCACGACATAGCCGCGGCGGGCGAGCTCGACGTAGTTGGCGTCCTGCATCTCCTTGTTGTTCCACCAGCCGTGGGAAACCACGATGGCCGGTGCCTGCTTGTCGGCGGAAACCCCGTTTGGCTTGTAGAGCAGGGCGCTCATCGACTGGCCGGACGCCGTCTCCCAGTTCATGTCTTTGACGGTCACGGTGTAGCCGGAGGTCTGCACTGCAGACGCCACGATCGACGACACGACCATCAGTACCAGCGATAAGGCGAGCCAGAAGCCGTTGCGCCTAACCAGTGTCGGTTTCATTCCACTCCTTTGTGTGGCCGCGAGCCTCGTTGCCGCGATCCGTCGAGAAGCTTAGGCAGCACCCTCTCGCCCACACGGCAGGTGTCGTCTTAATGCACAAACGTGCAGGTGTAGGCGGCGATGCGGCAAAAGCAGAGCGTCGCGGTGGACAAACGTGCAGGCCTCCTGGGTCAACCTGGAGGGATGCGCACCCTCATCGTCATCGCGCATCCCGACGCCGACTCCCTCACCCATCGCGTCGCCGAGCAGCTGCGGGAATCGCTGGGCACCGATCGGGCGAGTATCGCTCCGTTGGCTCAGGAGGAGTTCGATCCGGGTTTCACGCTCGCCGACCGTGATCTGTATCTGGGCAAGCGGCAGCCCGGCGCGGACGTCGTCGCCGAGCAGAACAGGCTCGACGGGGCGACCGACGTCGTGCTCGTCTTCCCCGTCTACTGGTGGTCGATGCCGGCACTGCTGAAAGGCTGGATCGACCGCGTCTTCGTTTCCGGCTGGGCCTTCGACGTCGACGACAACGGCAGAATCGTGCCGCGGCTGGGGCGCCTTCGCATGCACCTTCTTCCCGTCTCGGGCACCGCAGGGGAGTCGTTCGACCGTCATGGCTATGCGCGTTCGTTCAGCACCCAGATCGAAAACGGCATCGTCGACTACTGCGGCATGCGCCGCGGGGTCACCGCGTTCGTCTACGACTCCGAGTCCGAGGACTCGTTGGCCACGGGACGCTCGGTCGAGTCGGCCGTGGGCGCCATCGTCGGTTCGATAGGAGAGCGGGCCGCTGTCGTCCACTGACCTGTGTAGTCCGTGAGGAAGTCGTCGGGAATGGACTCGTTCCGGAGGACGACTCTCAGAGCGACCTCGTACGGCTGGGGAGGCCCGGAATCCGGCCACGAGCATTGCTGGGCTTGGTCGATTCCGCGCCGCCCACCTCGACTGAGATTGTGACGATTCCCGGAGTTCATGGTCCGTCGACACCGGCACCAGAGGCTCGCGCCACCGAATGGTCAAGAGTCGTTCACAGCCGGCCGCCGCACCCGAACGGGTTGGTGCGGCGGCCGAGCATGGCGAGGTTCTACTCGGTGACGGCGGTCACGGCATTGCGGATGAGGTCGGCGACGACCTTCGGCTGCGAGACGAAGATCGAGTGGCTGCCCGGAGTCTCGACGACGGTGGCGCCGATGCGCTCGGCCATCGATGTCTGCACGACCGGAGGAATCATCCGGTCGTCGCCGACGTGAAGGTACCAGCTGGGCTTCGAACGCCAGGCCGCTTCGGTGACGACGTCGCCGAGCGCGTCGAGTCCCCACGGCACCTGGGAGTCGGCTTGGAACGCCGCATCCTCAGGCGAGGTGTCCGCGGCGAACGACTCGTGGAACTTGGCGCGGTCGAGGAAGAGGTAACCGTTGACGGGCGGCAGGATGGGCGGCTGCGGGCCGTCCTGCGGGAACCCACCGAGAAGCGTGTTGACGGACTCTCCCTGATCGGGCGCGAACGCGGCGATGTAAACGAGGGCGGCGACCTTCTCGTGGTTGCCGGCTTCCGTGATGACAGCTCCGCCGTAGGAGTGGCCGACGAGAACCACGGGTCCGTCAACGGCGTCGACGACGTCGCGGGTGGTGGCGGCGTCGTCGACGAGCGATTTGGTCGCGTTCTGCACGACGCGAACGTCGATTCCGTCGGCGCGGAGCTCGTCGTACACACCTCTCCAACCCGATCCATCGACGAAGCCTCCGTGGACGAGGACGACTGTTGCACTCATGATGTTGCCTTTCCTGACTATGAATAGCCCTCGCGAGCTATGTAGACGAACTAGTACGTCTACAATGGAGACTCTAGAGTGAAGGCGATCGCGGCGCAAGCCGCGAGTCGAGAAAAGGAGGAATCGGTGAGCACAATCACACCGGCGACGACCCGCGGACGCGACGGATCTGCGCGAGACCGCATCCTGGATGCCGCGACCGAGTTGTTCTACGCCAACGGGATCCGCGGGACGAGCGCCGATCGGATCATCGAGCAGGCGGGCATCACTAAGGTCACCTTCTACCGCCACTTCCGCACCAAGACCGACCTCATCGTCGCCTACCTCGAGCTGCAGGCCGCGGGAGAGCGAGCGGCCATCGAATCCGCCCGCGATCAGGCCGGTCCAGAAGACGCCCTGTCGAACATCGCGAAGGTCATCGGCACCGCCAGTTGCATGCCCGGATTCCGTGGCTGTCCGTTCATCAACGCCGCCGCCGAGACGCCCGACCCGGAGGACCCTGTGCGCGTCGTCGTCGACGCGCATCGCCGATGGACACGCGAGGTGCTCGCGGAGATCGCGACGGATGCCGGCGCGGCAGACGCAGATACCACCGCCGGGCAGCTGCTGATGCTGCGCGACGGGGCGATGGTGAACGGTTACCTGAGCGACCCCGACAAGATCGCTGAGACGCTCCAGATCGCCTGCCTCGCCGTCATCTCGAGTTCGCGATAGCGGCCTGACAGCTACACCGGCTCAGGCGGCCGGCCGCGTCGAGGTCGACCGCTACCCGGCGTTGGATCCGCGTGCACCTGACTTTCTTGCGAAGCCGAGCCGGAAGGTGACGATGCACACGGCGAGCACGACGGCGCCGGCGATGGGGATGAGGCTTGCACCGGCCAGTCCTGCCGCGGTGGTCGCCACCACCGGGGCGATGGCGATCCCAAGGTATTGGGCGCTAGTGAACCACGACAGGGTGAGGCCTGTAGTAGCCCGGTCGATGGTGGCCAGGCGGTGCTGAATCGGAATCGTCGCGCCGAGAGCCGTGGCACCCCAGAGGACGAACAACACGACCTCGATCCAGAATGTGCCACCGATGAGCGCGATGAGCACGAGGATCACTACCTGCATGATCACCAGCTCGGTGAATGTTCTCCGGGCGGAGAAGCGATCGGTGATCGGGCCGGCGATCACGTTCCCGACCACCGAGCCGAGGCCGAACGCGAGTAGTAAGAGCGCGAGGAGCCCGCCCGAGCCGCCGGTGGATTCCTCGGTGACGGAGGCGCTGAACAGGTAAACGATGTTGAAACCGAGGATGAGGAGCAGCGTCGAGACGAGTCCCAGACTGACACGCGCGTCGCGCAACGGGCGCAGTCTCTGACGGACAGAGGCAATCGGGGGAATAGGAACGTGACGGACGACGAGGGCGACGGTGACGGCGAGCAGAACCGCGAGGATGGCAATGACGAACAGCGGGGTGCGCCATCCGTATGCTGCTGCGAGGGCGGTGCCTGCGGGGGCGCCGACGGCGGTCGCGAGGCTGAATCCGAGTGTGACGACGGCGATTGCCGTCGCTACCCGTTTCGGGGGCAGAAGCGCGGGTCCCGCGGCCGTCGAGGTCGGCACGAGAACAGCTCCACCGAGGGCGCCGATGGCACGACCGACGATAAAGACCTCGATGGTCGGTGCCATTGCGGTGATGAGGATGCCGATCGCCATGAGGGACAACCCGGAGACGATGAGGGTGGTACGTGAGACGTGGCCGAGCAGTATCGACGCCGCGGGTGCAGCGATGGCGATGACCAGGGCGTAGACCGTGATCGAGTATCCGACCGTTGCTCGGGTGGTGTCGAATGCCTCGGCCAGGGTGGGGAGTAGTCCGGCGATCACGAATGCGTTCGTGCCTGTCAGGAACAGCCCTGCGGAGAGGAGGGCGAGTTTCAGGTAGGTCGCGCGGGTCACGGGTGGTTCGTCAGTGGTGCTCATCGGTGGGTTTCCTCAGTGAGTAGTGATGGTCGTATGGATCCCGCTCGGTGCGGGGTTGATCTTCAGGAGAGGGCTACCCAGTCGTGGTGGTGCGGCCGCCGGGCTCAGCTGGGTAGCGCGGTTCGTCTTCCGCCGTTGGCGGCCACGATCGCGCCATTGACGTAGCTGCTGCCCGACTGGACGAGGAACAGCACGACCGCGGCGATCTCAGCCGGGTCGCCGATTCGACCGCGTGCCGTCGTGTTGTCCATCGCATCGCCGGCGGCCGCGAGCATCGACTCCGTTCCGAGGGTGCGAACCGGGCCGGAAGCGACGGCGTTCACACGGATGCCGTGGGCGCCGAACTCAGATGCCCAGTAGTGCGTGAAGACATCGAGGGCAGCTTTTGATGCCCCATAGACAGCACCGGCGGGCATGACGGTCGTGGCCGCGCCCGAACTGATGTTCACGATCGCGCCGTAGTTCTGCTCGATCATGTGGGGCACGAGAGCTGCGACCAGTTGGAAGGGTGCGCGTGCGTTGATGGCGAAGTGCCGGTCGACGCTCTCGGCCGTGGTCGCGAGGGTGGACGCGAACTCGTAGATGCCGGCGTTGTTGACGAGGATGTCGACCGGGCCCGCCTCGCGGGCTAGCCGCTCGACGTCCCGGGAGTCGCCGAGGTCCGCGGCGACAAACCGAGCAGCGCCCCCGTTGGCGCTGATCGACTCGACCACCTCCGCTCCCCGCCGGGGATCGCGGCCATGGATGACGACGTCAGCACCGTGCTGCGCGAGCAGCTCCGCCACCGCACGCCCGATGCCCGATGTGGCTCCTGTGACGAGGGATGTTCTTCCTGCGAGATCCGACATGGTGCTCCTTTTGGGTTGATTGACCCAATCCTTGCACAGAATGGGTTGATCAACCCATTCCGCGTGAAAGGCGTCGCCGAGCACGGGTATACGCACGCATGCGGTGGCAGGGCGCCGCGAAGGTGCCGGGCGTCGCGTCGCGTCGCCGAGCAGCGGGCGACAGGTGAGCGCGCCCGGATCGCGCTCAGGCGGCGAAGGACTCCACGTAGCGGAGCGCGGCGTTCATCGCCGAGCGCATCGGTGTCGACGTCTTCATCGTCTGTCCCAAAAGAGTGCCTCCTTGGAGGGCCGTGAGCAGCACCATCGACAGCTCGTCGAGATCGGCGTCTGAGCGGAGGTCGCCCCGGTCGCGCATCGCACTGAGACCGTCTCGCAGCAGGAGCTGCAGACGCGTGAAGGCGCTGCAGAGCTCGACCCTGGTCTGTTCGTCGCCGGGGCTCACCGAGCCGGCGAGCATCGCCAGCGTGCAGGCGCCGTAGCCACTGTCGTGATCCACATTCTCGACCGCGGCATCGGCCCACGCGTGGAGGGCAACCATGCTGTCGAGCGGACGCAGCATGGGGTGAACGACCACCGCTTCCGACTCGGACTGGTGGCTGATGACCGCCCGCACGAGCGCCTGCTTGCTTCCGAAGTAGTGGGCCAGCTGGGATCCGCTGACTCCCGCGGCCTTGCGCACGTCATCCGCGCTAGTGCCGGCAACGCCGAACTGCCCCATCAAAGTCGCGGCCGTCTCGACGATGTGCTCTTTGGTTGCCTGCCCTTTGCGGGTGATCATCGATTCAGAATAGCGTATTGGGTCGGCCCGCCCAGATCGAACGCACAGCTGCGCTGCAGCGTGCACGGCAAGAACGGAATGCCGCACGAGCGCCGATCGCACGCGAAGTCGCCTCGGTGCCCCCGTCGGAGCGACAGGAGGCGCGTGGCGAAAGGCTATTGACTCCGCAGACTAGTTTGCGATACAAAGTACCTATGACGAACAACAGCGGCAGACCGGATGCCCCGGGCTCGCCCGACTCGGACGCCCCACTCGATCCCGCCGCCATGTACGCCCTGCTGCAGAACCAGCAACGCAGCGTCGAGACGCAGATGGGCGCGTTCGTGCCATACATCACGCTCGCGTGGGGACTGACCTGGCTGATCGGGTTCGGATCGCTCTGGCTCATCGACGGTCTGCAGCCGGCGTTCTCGTTGCCGCTCGGCGTCGCCGTTCCGATCTTCATCGCGACCGTCCTGATCAGCGGCGGATTCTCCGCCTGGCTCGGCATCCGCAGCGGCCGGGGCATGCGCGGCAACACCGCGTCGGCCTTCACCGGAACCGTCTACGGCGTCACTTGGTCGATCGGCGCCACCGCGCTCGCCGTGTTCGGCGGCGCGCTGCGCTACCAGGGCATGTCCGCCGAACTCGCGAACTTCTACTACCCCAGCGCGTACGTGCTCTTCGCCGGGATCATGTACGTCATCGCCGGCGCGATCTGGCACGCGGTTCCCTCGGTGGTCGCGGGATGCTGGCTCGTGCTCATCGCCGTCGTCGCGCCGTTCTTCGGCTATCCCGGCCACTACCTCTTCCTCGCGCTGGCCGGCGGCATCGCGTTCCTCGCCCTGTCCGCGTTCGGCGCCGTGCAACAGCGCCGCGTCCGCGAGGCAGCGAACGGCGGACACCGTGGATGAGCTCGACCCGGTCATCCACGCCCAGGCGCGCCTTCGCATCATGGCGGCGTTGTCGACCCTCGAGGCGGACGGGTCGATCTCCTTCCCCCGCCTCCAGGAGCTGCTCGACATGACGGCGGGCAACCTGTCGACGCACCTGCGCAAGCTCGAAGACGCCGCGTACGTCGACATCACGAAGACCCACAAGGGCCGCACCCCGATCACCTACCTCGGCCTCAGCAAGAAGGGCCGCCGCGCGTTCGAGGACTACATGGACACACTGCGATCGGTATTGGGAGAAGCGAAATGACAAAACTTGCCGGTCTCAGCCACGTTTCCCGCCGTTTTGGCGACGTGACCGCCCTCGACGACGTGACGCTCGACATCCACGCCGGCTCGATAGTCGGCCTGCTCGGTCCGAACGGCGCGGGCAAAACGACACTGCTCTCGCTGGTGCAGGGCCTCCGCCGCCCGACGCAGGGCACGGTCGAGCTGTTCGGCGGCTCGCCGCAGAACGCCCGCAACCGGCTGCGGCTCGGGTCGACACCGCAGGCGACGGCGCTGCCGGAGACGCTGCGCGTGGGCGAGGTGCTCGACTTCGTCGGCGCGCACTTCGAGAATCCGGTGCCGGTCGCCGAGGTGCTGGAGGAGTTCGGACTCACCGAGCTGGCGCGCAAGCAGACCGGTGCGCTGTCCGGCGGCCAGAAACGCAGGGTGAGTGTCGCCCTCGCCTTCGTCGGGCGACCCGAACTGGTGCTGCTCGACGAACCGACCACGGGACTCGACGTCGACGCGCGCCGGGTTCTCTGGGAGGCGATCCGCCGCCAGCACGACGCCGGCGCGACGATCGTGATCACGAGCCACTACCTCGAGGAGATCGAGGCGCTCGCCGAACGTGTGGTCGTACTCGGCGGGGGCCGGGTGCTCGAAGACGACACCCTCGGCAACGTGCTCGCACGGGTGAGCCTGCGGCAGGTCACCCTCGACTCGCCTCAGGTCGACCGAATCGCCGGGCTGCCCCACGTCGTGGGACACGAGCCCGCGTCATCCGGAACCACCTTCTATGTGCAGGACTCCGACGCCCTCATCGTCGAACTGGTGCGCACGGGCATACCCTTCGCCAACCTCACCGTGCGCGGCGCGACCCTCGAAGAGGCGTTCCTGACCCTGACCGATACCGCGGACGAAAGGATCGAGGGCTGATGTCTGTTGCCAGTCTCACGTTGCTGCACGCCAAGTACTCGCTGCTCGAGACGATGCGGGTGCCGGTCTCCGTCATCGGCACCATCGTCTTCCCGGCCCTCGCCCTGCTCTTCTTCGTGGTGCCGCAGTCGGCGGTCGCCCAGAACGAGCAGTACGCC
It includes:
- a CDS encoding TetR/AcrR family transcriptional regulator, yielding MSTITPATTRGRDGSARDRILDAATELFYANGIRGTSADRIIEQAGITKVTFYRHFRTKTDLIVAYLELQAAGERAAIESARDQAGPEDALSNIAKVIGTASCMPGFRGCPFINAAAETPDPEDPVRVVVDAHRRWTREVLAEIATDAGAADADTTAGQLLMLRDGAMVNGYLSDPDKIAETLQIACLAVISSSR
- a CDS encoding NAD(P)H-dependent oxidoreductase, with translation MRTLIVIAHPDADSLTHRVAEQLRESLGTDRASIAPLAQEEFDPGFTLADRDLYLGKRQPGADVVAEQNRLDGATDVVLVFPVYWWSMPALLKGWIDRVFVSGWAFDVDDNGRIVPRLGRLRMHLLPVSGTAGESFDRHGYARSFSTQIENGIVDYCGMRRGVTAFVYDSESEDSLATGRSVESAVGAIVGSIGERAAVVH
- a CDS encoding transcriptional regulator yields the protein MDELDPVIHAQARLRIMAALSTLEADGSISFPRLQELLDMTAGNLSTHLRKLEDAAYVDITKTHKGRTPITYLGLSKKGRRAFEDYMDTLRSVLGEAK
- a CDS encoding alpha/beta hydrolase; this translates as MSATVVLVHGGFVDGSGWRGVYDELRADGIDVRVVQNATKSLVDDAATTRDVVDAVDGPVVLVGHSYGGAVITEAGNHEKVAALVYIAAFAPDQGESVNTLLGGFPQDGPQPPILPPVNGYLFLDRAKFHESFAADTSPEDAAFQADSQVPWGLDALGDVVTEAAWRSKPSWYLHVGDDRMIPPVVQTSMAERIGATVVETPGSHSIFVSQPKVVADLIRNAVTAVTE
- a CDS encoding SDR family NAD(P)-dependent oxidoreductase gives rise to the protein MSDLAGRTSLVTGATSGIGRAVAELLAQHGADVVIHGRDPRRGAEVVESISANGGAARFVAADLGDSRDVERLAREAGPVDILVNNAGIYEFASTLATTAESVDRHFAINARAPFQLVAALVPHMIEQNYGAIVNISSGAATTVMPAGAVYGASKAALDVFTHYWASEFGAHGIRVNAVASGPVRTLGTESMLAAAGDAMDNTTARGRIGDPAEIAAVVLFLVQSGSSYVNGAIVAANGGRRTALPS
- a CDS encoding TetR/AcrR family transcriptional regulator, which codes for MITRKGQATKEHIVETAATLMGQFGVAGTSADDVRKAAGVSGSQLAHYFGSKQALVRAVISHQSESEAVVVHPMLRPLDSMVALHAWADAAVENVDHDSGYGACTLAMLAGSVSPGDEQTRVELCSAFTRLQLLLRDGLSAMRDRGDLRSDADLDELSMVLLTALQGGTLLGQTMKTSTPMRSAMNAALRYVESFAA
- a CDS encoding ABC transporter ATP-binding protein, which encodes MTKLAGLSHVSRRFGDVTALDDVTLDIHAGSIVGLLGPNGAGKTTLLSLVQGLRRPTQGTVELFGGSPQNARNRLRLGSTPQATALPETLRVGEVLDFVGAHFENPVPVAEVLEEFGLTELARKQTGALSGGQKRRVSVALAFVGRPELVLLDEPTTGLDVDARRVLWEAIRRQHDAGATIVITSHYLEEIEALAERVVVLGGGRVLEDDTLGNVLARVSLRQVTLDSPQVDRIAGLPHVVGHEPASSGTTFYVQDSDALIVELVRTGIPFANLTVRGATLEEAFLTLTDTADERIEG
- a CDS encoding MFS transporter — encoded protein: MSTTDEPPVTRATYLKLALLSAGLFLTGTNAFVIAGLLPTLAEAFDTTRATVGYSITVYALVIAIAAPAASILLGHVSRTTLIVSGLSLMAIGILITAMAPTIEVFIVGRAIGALGGAVLVPTSTAAGPALLPPKRVATAIAVVTLGFSLATAVGAPAGTALAAAYGWRTPLFVIAILAVLLAVTVALVVRHVPIPPIASVRQRLRPLRDARVSLGLVSTLLLILGFNIVYLFSASVTEESTGGSGGLLALLLLAFGLGSVVGNVIAGPITDRFSARRTFTELVIMQVVILVLIALIGGTFWIEVVLFVLWGATALGATIPIQHRLATIDRATTGLTLSWFTSAQYLGIAIAPVVATTAAGLAGASLIPIAGAVVLAVCIVTFRLGFARKSGARGSNAG